From the Candidatus Amarolinea dominans genome, one window contains:
- a CDS encoding DegT/DnrJ/EryC1/StrS family aminotransferase, with protein MRTTFLPFALPDVDSAELQQIKEALDSGWVTTGPKTKQFEAEFAAAVGAKHAVAVNSCTAAMHLALEAIGLQAGDEVITTPYTFAATAEVVRYFDARPVLVDVDSRDLNLDPARIEAAVTPRTRAIIPVHIAGLPAELDAIAAIAARHGLAVIEDAAHAFPTRYKGRMIGSPISAPAIHHSSPIIPHFVCFSFYATKTLTTGEGGMICTDDDALAERCRIMALHGISKDAWKRYTAEGSWYYEIIAPGYKYNMTDIAAGMGLAQLAKAERMAQRRREIAGRYNQAFASLPHLQIPHDRSDCQHAWHLYMLRLNEERLPGLANLPSPARRGAGGEVKIRGAGGEVRARFIEELKQRHIGVSVHFIPLHLHPYYRQTYGYRPEDFPVAYREYQREISLPIYSKMSDQDVQDVIEAVLDIVEIYGC; from the coding sequence ATGCGAACCACTTTCCTTCCCTTCGCCCTTCCCGACGTCGACTCCGCCGAGCTGCAGCAGATCAAAGAAGCGCTGGACTCGGGCTGGGTGACCACCGGCCCCAAGACCAAGCAGTTCGAGGCCGAGTTCGCCGCCGCTGTGGGCGCCAAACACGCAGTTGCGGTCAACTCCTGCACCGCGGCCATGCACCTGGCCCTGGAAGCCATCGGTCTGCAGGCCGGCGACGAGGTCATCACCACGCCCTACACCTTCGCGGCCACGGCCGAGGTCGTCCGCTACTTCGACGCCAGGCCCGTCCTGGTGGACGTAGATAGCCGCGATCTGAATCTCGATCCCGCCCGCATCGAGGCTGCCGTCACCCCGCGCACCAGGGCCATCATCCCCGTGCATATCGCCGGTCTGCCGGCCGAGCTGGACGCCATCGCCGCCATCGCCGCCCGGCATGGCCTTGCCGTCATCGAAGACGCCGCCCACGCCTTCCCCACCAGATACAAAGGCCGCATGATTGGCTCTCCGATCTCCGCTCCGGCCATTCATCATTCATCACCCATCATTCCGCATTTCGTTTGCTTCTCCTTCTACGCCACCAAAACCCTCACCACCGGCGAAGGCGGCATGATCTGCACCGACGACGACGCCCTGGCCGAGCGCTGCCGCATCATGGCCCTGCACGGCATCAGCAAGGATGCCTGGAAGCGCTACACAGCCGAAGGCTCCTGGTATTACGAGATCATCGCACCCGGTTACAAGTACAACATGACCGACATCGCCGCGGGCATGGGCCTGGCCCAACTGGCCAAGGCCGAGCGCATGGCCCAGCGCCGGCGCGAGATTGCCGGGCGCTACAACCAGGCCTTCGCCAGCCTGCCCCACCTGCAGATCCCCCACGACCGCAGCGACTGCCAGCACGCCTGGCACCTCTACATGCTCCGCCTCAACGAAGAAAGACTGCCCGGTTTGGCCAACCTCCCCTCTCCTGCAAGGAGAGGGGCCGGGGGTGAGGTTAAAATCAGAGGGGCCGGGGGTGAGGTCCGCGCCCGCTTCATCGAGGAGTTGAAGCAGCGTCACATCGGCGTCAGCGTCCATTTCATCCCCCTCCATCTCCATCCCTACTATCGTCAGACCTATGGCTATCGGCCGGAGGATTTCCCGGTGGCCTATCGGGAATACCAGCGCGAAATCTCCCTGCCCATCTACAGCAAAATGAGCGATCAGGATGTGCAGGACGTGATCGAAGCCGTGTTGGACATCGTCGAAATCTATGGCTGCTGA
- a CDS encoding GNAT family N-acetyltransferase, with protein sequence MMVLQVTPLPATLPVIRRKTSADVPAVVQVHMHSFSGFFLTVLGAPFLRELYMATLADRDGIGFVAENEKDVCGFVTGTAQPAGFYRRLLRQRWWRFAGAAALPALRQPTIIPRLLRAISMPEQVTRQPGRGTLMSIGVLPEAQGKRIGQALVRAFLEEAARRGLLQVDLTTDRDNNEATNCFYQKLGFVCERTFTTPEGRAMNEYVIDLAGWEPAHRIN encoded by the coding sequence ATGATGGTGCTCCAAGTCACACCGCTGCCAGCAACCCTACCTGTCATCAGAAGAAAGACATCTGCTGACGTTCCCGCGGTGGTTCAGGTTCATATGCATAGTTTCTCTGGCTTCTTTCTTACTGTTCTGGGGGCGCCCTTTCTGCGTGAATTGTACATGGCCACATTGGCAGATCGAGATGGAATCGGCTTCGTGGCTGAGAATGAAAAAGATGTCTGCGGCTTCGTAACGGGTACAGCGCAACCAGCAGGCTTCTATCGTCGCCTACTTCGGCAGCGTTGGTGGCGATTTGCAGGTGCTGCTGCGTTACCGGCGCTTCGACAACCGACGATCATCCCTCGCTTGTTACGAGCGATTTCGATGCCTGAGCAGGTAACGAGACAGCCAGGACGTGGCACGTTGATGTCCATTGGTGTCTTACCCGAGGCGCAAGGCAAAAGAATAGGACAGGCATTAGTGCGAGCCTTCTTGGAAGAAGCTGCTCGACGGGGATTGCTACAAGTCGATTTGACCACAGATCGAGACAACAATGAAGCAACCAATTGCTTCTACCAGAAGCTGGGCTTTGTCTGTGAGCGCACCTTCACGACTCCTGAAGGTCGGGCCATGAATGAGTATGTAATCGATCTTGCAGGATGGGAGCCAGCTCATCGGATCAACTGA
- a CDS encoding glycosyltransferase family 4 protein — protein MSSVFPPEPVVSAQTSAQIAKTLAYTNHTVTVITSFPSRPAGKIFPGFFRKLVQRERSESGVEIVRCFSTLSPESRMFSRLLENLSFGLTGGWQVLTMPRPDAIYANTWPIVATGILFMVARLRRIPLVISVQDIYPEALIAQGRIKQNSVLARLVSWIDGVIARNSAHVIVISERFADIYREQRRVPAERLSLIPNWIDSNQIDINVTGQEYRRSIGIADQDFLVVYGGNVGVAAGVETVIEAMRLLVDTPAICLLIAGSGSQLAVCQQLASTLPGERVLFHSPWAAEETSQVLRAADLLVLPTQHEQSLASVPSKLLSYMLAGRPVLATAVSGSDLADLVTHAQCGWVVETDRPDLLSAQIREIVQLEPGERQRRGANGRRYVLQHFAKDACLPRLLRILEEAGQ, from the coding sequence GTGTCTTCTGTTTTTCCGCCCGAACCAGTAGTCTCTGCCCAGACCAGCGCGCAGATTGCCAAAACGCTCGCATACACCAATCATACTGTTACGGTTATTACCAGCTTCCCCAGCCGGCCCGCCGGCAAGATCTTCCCTGGTTTTTTCAGGAAGCTCGTGCAGCGTGAACGTTCAGAGTCAGGTGTCGAAATTGTTCGTTGTTTTTCGACGTTGTCGCCCGAATCGCGCATGTTCAGTCGATTGCTGGAGAATCTCTCCTTTGGTTTGACCGGTGGGTGGCAGGTCCTGACCATGCCCAGGCCGGATGCAATCTATGCCAACACCTGGCCCATCGTCGCAACCGGTATCCTGTTCATGGTGGCGCGGTTACGACGCATCCCGCTGGTCATTTCGGTGCAGGATATCTACCCAGAGGCGTTGATTGCGCAAGGTCGCATCAAGCAGAACAGCGTCCTTGCCCGCCTGGTGAGCTGGATCGACGGCGTGATTGCCCGAAACAGCGCGCACGTGATCGTAATCTCCGAACGGTTTGCCGACATCTATCGTGAGCAGCGGCGTGTACCCGCAGAACGTCTCAGCCTGATTCCTAATTGGATTGATAGCAATCAAATCGATATCAACGTCACTGGTCAGGAATACCGCCGTAGCATCGGGATTGCCGATCAAGACTTCCTTGTGGTCTATGGCGGCAACGTGGGCGTTGCCGCTGGCGTTGAGACGGTGATCGAGGCCATGCGCTTATTAGTTGACACACCGGCTATTTGCTTGCTGATCGCCGGCTCGGGTAGCCAACTGGCAGTTTGCCAGCAATTGGCGAGCACGCTACCAGGCGAGCGTGTGCTGTTTCATTCGCCGTGGGCTGCTGAAGAGACATCTCAAGTTTTGCGTGCGGCTGATTTACTGGTCCTGCCCACGCAGCACGAACAGTCGTTAGCCTCCGTGCCGTCGAAATTGCTTTCCTACATGTTGGCCGGGCGCCCAGTGCTTGCCACAGCCGTGTCTGGTTCCGATTTGGCGGATCTTGTAACCCACGCGCAGTGTGGTTGGGTCGTAGAAACCGATCGTCCCGACTTGCTGTCGGCCCAGATCAGAGAGATTGTGCAGCTTGAACCCGGTGAACGGCAGCGGCGAGGCGCCAATGGACGAAGGTATGTCCTACAGCACTTTGCAAAGGATGCCTGTCTGCCGAGATTGCTCAGAATTCTTGAAGAAGCAGGTCAATGA
- a CDS encoding glycosyltransferase, giving the protein MRILMMSPACPIPAQTGGLVRIERILSGLAQYHSITFVAPFEPSEKYSLQELTQQLPGNAVLVPTARPTAIRKFRSVLSIYPYHVSLYNEPKIASIVSRLLETEQYSLIYLHFLYTLSYIPRAVQIPVVVDQQNVDRVYWMRKASSPGGRIAWRLAAGLNLYKTIWFENRILHRVSGYVSVSELDRKKTMVYASSRVPYFLVAPNGVDCQYHRQRFSHANGRHIVLGFFGSLDLALNQDAARILCCDILPLVRAQSPDHDFSVLLIGRNPPASIQRLAANDPSIRVTGTVEDVRPFLEQVDVLVLPLREGAGTKLRTLEAMATGLPIVGTPLAFEGIDGLVDGLTALVAKDVHMFVSAILGLVQKPETRSAIGMNARCLVEQKFSWQSITERLAADLNDHFAK; this is encoded by the coding sequence ATGCGCATTCTAATGATGTCACCGGCATGCCCCATTCCAGCTCAAACAGGAGGACTTGTTAGAATTGAGCGAATCCTCAGCGGTTTGGCACAATATCACAGTATTACCTTTGTCGCCCCCTTTGAGCCAAGTGAAAAGTACTCTCTACAGGAATTGACGCAGCAATTACCTGGTAACGCTGTGCTAGTCCCGACTGCTCGTCCCACTGCAATACGCAAGTTTCGGTCTGTATTGTCCATATATCCCTATCATGTATCATTGTATAATGAGCCAAAGATAGCTAGCATAGTTTCTCGCCTCTTGGAGACAGAGCAGTACTCCCTTATATACCTGCATTTTCTCTATACCCTATCTTATATCCCGCGTGCTGTGCAAATTCCGGTGGTAGTTGATCAACAAAATGTTGACCGGGTATATTGGATGCGCAAAGCAAGTTCGCCAGGTGGTCGAATTGCTTGGAGGTTAGCGGCTGGGCTAAACCTGTACAAAACGATTTGGTTTGAGAATAGGATACTACATCGCGTATCAGGATATGTATCTGTTTCGGAGTTGGACAGAAAAAAAACCATGGTGTATGCTTCTTCTCGCGTGCCATACTTTCTAGTAGCTCCAAATGGAGTTGATTGTCAATACCATAGGCAGCGGTTCTCCCATGCTAATGGAAGGCATATAGTACTAGGATTCTTTGGATCGCTGGATCTAGCGCTTAACCAGGATGCGGCCCGGATACTCTGTTGTGATATATTACCTTTGGTTCGCGCGCAATCACCAGACCATGACTTCTCCGTGCTTTTGATAGGCCGAAATCCACCCGCATCGATTCAAAGGCTCGCTGCGAATGACCCCTCGATTCGCGTAACGGGGACCGTGGAAGACGTACGGCCGTTCTTGGAACAAGTCGACGTTCTCGTGCTTCCGCTCAGGGAGGGAGCTGGAACGAAACTTCGGACTCTTGAAGCTATGGCTACCGGTTTGCCCATCGTCGGAACTCCGCTAGCGTTCGAGGGAATTGACGGACTAGTTGACGGCCTGACCGCGCTCGTGGCGAAAGATGTCCATATGTTCGTTTCAGCGATTCTTGGTCTAGTGCAGAAGCCGGAAACAAGATCTGCGATCGGTATGAATGCTCGGTGTCTAGTTGAACAGAAGTTCAGCTGGCAGAGCATTACGGAAAGACTGGCTGCAGACCTAAATGACCATTTCGCCAAATAG
- a CDS encoding O-antigen ligase family protein, with protein sequence MHISSVRNFSAKWMVLLGCVGSAIISGYIVSRGYAVGPILGGVIFFGLFLTSLKSPMVIMCVYPLSFIDAFQDRLMVGGVTPGIYLGILVFIVFLSQVIQHKVILRDIPRTWLALLCFFPLLLLGRFLVAGSDLRVILTFGGQILVAISYLALLRNPNRVYGVIVSIIVVSLVMSVGQIMALFWSDTLDMLTTSLQHGEYLRVAGLARDPNYAALLMNIGYSYALGLALGQSKSGKRLRATVLSSGAVLLAIGVVLTASRGGLLALAVVNFLFLAMPTSGRKRALLAVPLVFVVVWWASRFFANDLVIGIFARSAPDFLLNDPSNVARLAEVEVGITRLMHGDIWLGVGDPELTYHNTYIDLLSFAGIPALISFLAVFLRAIFANLDLSRRRLNTSGTLALSNVAAIISLLIVGSAIGIEFEKVPWLVLAVGLATVLCYQTLRADCQSAPAMDWENF encoded by the coding sequence ATGCATATTTCATCTGTGCGTAACTTCTCAGCTAAATGGATGGTTCTTCTTGGTTGCGTTGGATCTGCAATAATCTCCGGCTACATAGTGAGCCGAGGCTATGCCGTTGGTCCCATCCTTGGGGGCGTCATTTTTTTTGGATTGTTCTTGACCAGCCTTAAATCTCCTATGGTGATTATGTGCGTTTATCCCCTATCTTTTATAGACGCATTTCAGGACCGACTGATGGTCGGCGGAGTCACCCCGGGCATTTATTTGGGGATTTTGGTATTCATCGTGTTTCTTTCCCAGGTAATCCAGCACAAGGTGATCTTGCGGGACATTCCTAGAACGTGGCTTGCCTTACTATGTTTTTTCCCATTGCTCCTTCTGGGCAGGTTCTTGGTCGCTGGCAGCGATTTGAGGGTGATTCTGACCTTCGGTGGCCAGATTCTGGTGGCTATTTCGTATCTTGCACTTCTCAGAAACCCTAATCGGGTCTATGGAGTCATCGTCAGCATCATTGTGGTTAGCCTGGTGATGAGTGTCGGTCAGATCATGGCCTTGTTTTGGAGTGATACGCTTGACATGTTGACTACCAGTCTCCAGCATGGTGAGTATCTGCGGGTCGCTGGATTGGCGCGCGATCCGAACTACGCGGCCTTGCTAATGAATATAGGCTATAGTTACGCGTTGGGTCTTGCATTGGGGCAATCTAAATCCGGCAAACGGCTTCGCGCGACGGTTCTCTCTTCCGGTGCAGTTCTCCTGGCAATAGGAGTCGTTCTGACGGCTTCGCGCGGTGGCTTGCTGGCGCTTGCCGTTGTCAATTTCCTTTTCTTGGCGATGCCGACTTCGGGGCGAAAGCGCGCCCTATTGGCTGTGCCTCTTGTCTTTGTTGTCGTGTGGTGGGCAAGTCGTTTTTTTGCAAATGATCTTGTGATAGGAATCTTCGCCAGGTCTGCTCCGGACTTCCTTCTTAACGACCCATCGAATGTTGCTAGATTGGCCGAGGTTGAAGTCGGCATCACGCGGTTAATGCATGGAGACATCTGGTTGGGGGTTGGTGATCCTGAGTTGACTTATCATAACACCTATATAGATTTACTGTCTTTTGCCGGTATTCCCGCCCTCATCAGTTTTCTGGCTGTGTTTCTTCGCGCTATATTTGCCAACCTGGATTTATCTAGAAGGAGACTGAATACTTCTGGTACGCTAGCACTCAGCAACGTTGCTGCGATCATAAGTTTACTGATCGTGGGGTCAGCCATAGGAATTGAGTTTGAGAAGGTGCCTTGGCTGGTACTTGCAGTTGGGCTGGCAACGGTCTTGTGCTACCAAACCCTACGTGCTGACTGTCAATCCGCTCCTGCTATGGACTGGGAAAACTTCTAA
- a CDS encoding glycosyltransferase family 4 protein, which translates to MVQRIGIDVCRIGKQRTGIENFALSVVKALSALTRDHADWEFHLFATDDGTAVIRGALQSAGTDRLRIHNVTDDGGRGGLKEQVYLPHATRNLPTFDLFYSPGYPLSPLVRSQMTIQQVHDMVPWRYGDTMTAGARLYWRVLLPVAIRRSRIVATDSQFTMDELRSFRFGKYKSMRIVHVSIDDRYLDFCAAGSSSILAELQVSKPYLLILGSLEPRKNLLFLLDVFERYHQMNHTVNLQLVIAGGKGWKNKQFFDKISAHPFQSQVRLIGWVNEDHLQHLVAGAEALLYPSLYEGFGLPPLEAIAVGTPVVASNAAAIPEIMGEHALYADPRNVDEWVQRLVYVVGNSEYREWIKLRGRTWAARYSQAALTDVLDHLFAEVLPQKSR; encoded by the coding sequence ATGGTACAACGCATAGGAATTGACGTCTGCCGAATCGGAAAGCAGCGTACGGGCATTGAGAATTTCGCGCTCTCGGTGGTAAAAGCGCTCTCGGCGTTGACCCGTGACCATGCGGATTGGGAGTTTCACCTGTTTGCTACAGATGATGGTACGGCTGTGATCAGAGGGGCTCTGCAATCAGCGGGCACTGATCGGCTGCGGATCCATAATGTCACAGATGACGGTGGCAGGGGGGGACTCAAGGAGCAGGTGTATTTACCTCATGCGACACGCAACTTGCCCACATTTGACTTATTCTATTCTCCTGGGTATCCCCTCTCGCCCCTGGTGAGAAGCCAAATGACCATCCAGCAAGTTCACGACATGGTCCCTTGGCGGTACGGTGATACCATGACCGCTGGTGCGCGACTCTACTGGCGGGTTTTGCTTCCTGTGGCTATAAGACGATCCCGCATTGTAGCTACTGACAGCCAATTCACTATGGACGAGTTGAGATCATTTCGATTTGGAAAGTACAAGTCAATGCGGATTGTCCACGTATCTATTGATGACCGTTATTTGGACTTCTGCGCTGCAGGGTCCAGTTCAATTCTCGCAGAATTGCAGGTTTCCAAACCCTACCTACTTATCTTGGGGAGTCTCGAACCTCGGAAGAATCTGCTTTTTCTCCTCGACGTTTTTGAGCGGTATCACCAAATGAATCATACCGTCAATCTGCAACTAGTTATCGCTGGCGGCAAGGGATGGAAGAACAAGCAGTTCTTTGATAAAATCTCAGCGCATCCCTTTCAAAGCCAGGTGCGCCTGATCGGGTGGGTGAACGAAGACCATCTTCAGCATTTGGTCGCAGGAGCGGAGGCACTGCTCTATCCCTCTCTTTACGAGGGCTTCGGCCTGCCTCCGCTAGAAGCGATAGCTGTGGGTACACCCGTAGTAGCGTCAAATGCAGCGGCAATTCCTGAGATCATGGGGGAACATGCACTGTACGCTGATCCGCGAAACGTCGATGAGTGGGTGCAAAGGTTGGTCTATGTGGTTGGGAATTCTGAGTACCGAGAATGGATAAAGCTTAGGGGCAGAACTTGGGCAGCTCGATATTCGCAGGCGGCCTTGACCGATGTTCTGGATCACCTCTTTGCTGAGGTTCTGCCCCAGAAGTCGCGATGA
- a CDS encoding class I SAM-dependent methyltransferase encodes MNPTSNLYDEVYFQRLVGYSRLTGRDYREYRVRGLRRLLRSYNRKSAAILDVACGDGFYVHSLASDFALVGGDVSIDGIRRSEKWRGLKLYQGDFCNLPFRDASWDSILALDVLEHLHSPQKALAEAYRVLKPGGYFILSVPNAGSFGNRLKGQEWFAYSDSTHVNLLDVPTWREILKTSGFCILRDGTDTPWDVPYPIIVPKVLQKPVSNLITILVRTTIVFLPWERGENYNAICMKRLDDGTTHRN; translated from the coding sequence ATGAACCCAACGTCCAACTTGTATGATGAAGTGTATTTCCAGCGGCTGGTTGGATACAGCAGACTGACCGGCAGGGACTATCGCGAATACCGTGTGCGAGGATTGCGGAGGCTGTTGCGTTCCTATAACCGCAAGTCGGCAGCGATACTTGATGTGGCATGTGGCGACGGCTTTTATGTGCATTCTTTGGCGAGTGATTTTGCGTTGGTCGGCGGCGATGTCTCTATTGATGGTATCCGAAGATCGGAAAAGTGGAGAGGGCTTAAGCTATATCAGGGGGATTTCTGCAATCTGCCTTTTAGAGATGCGAGTTGGGATAGTATTCTGGCCCTTGATGTACTGGAGCATCTCCATTCGCCACAGAAAGCACTTGCTGAAGCCTATCGAGTTCTGAAGCCCGGAGGCTACTTTATCTTGTCGGTCCCTAACGCAGGCTCTTTTGGGAACCGGTTGAAGGGCCAAGAGTGGTTCGCCTATTCCGATTCTACGCATGTAAATCTGCTCGACGTGCCGACCTGGCGTGAGATCCTTAAGACATCCGGATTTTGCATTTTGCGCGATGGTACCGACACACCATGGGACGTGCCGTATCCGATTATCGTCCCCAAGGTCCTGCAAAAGCCTGTGAGCAATCTTATAACGATCCTCGTTCGCACCACGATTGTGTTCTTGCCTTGGGAACGAGGCGAGAACTATAACGCCATATGTATGAAAAGGTTAGACGATGGTACAACGCATAGGAATTGA
- a CDS encoding glycosyltransferase family 4 protein: MRVVYHHDLLSATPNGIISYIRTFLKHSRLEDLQYWSTAASDLTVLLGRNEVILRNIPKVQITKIPSRFVTMASMARCAPRIGEGGAPIITNVNEHQVAISVFAKSCPTIFVSHGSNHISAIKAMGTRNYILVRFFDYLAVSSACLVILVSAQAHSVFTQRFPFHAAKMVYLPTFVDDRLFERIDKGLARDILKQEFGIDSGTFVVSYAGRLSQEKRVDLGLTAFAEFLRLVPDSFFLILGSGPLEHSLKDLAMQLGIGRKVRFVGDCEHSRTVQFLAASNASILCLNSGTSLFVLESLAAGTPVVARDIADHRRILSDRNCGYVLPASATAVEIALKLAELRLNQEQLSQNATEVGRSFMASAIVPRLDKLISTVI, from the coding sequence ATGCGCGTTGTTTATCATCACGATCTGCTTTCAGCCACGCCAAACGGAATCATCTCATATATTCGGACCTTCCTCAAACATTCGCGCCTGGAGGATCTGCAATATTGGAGTACCGCAGCTTCGGATCTAACAGTGCTCTTGGGGCGTAACGAGGTCATCCTACGTAACATACCTAAAGTTCAGATCACCAAAATTCCTTCCCGTTTCGTAACCATGGCTTCGATGGCGCGATGCGCCCCCAGGATTGGAGAAGGTGGAGCCCCGATTATCACGAACGTCAATGAACATCAGGTCGCCATTTCCGTCTTTGCAAAGAGTTGTCCCACGATATTTGTCTCACATGGTTCCAATCACATTTCTGCAATCAAGGCGATGGGGACTCGCAACTACATCTTAGTCAGATTCTTTGATTACCTGGCGGTCTCCAGTGCATGTCTAGTTATTTTGGTTAGTGCGCAAGCCCACAGCGTCTTCACTCAGAGGTTCCCCTTCCACGCGGCGAAGATGGTCTATTTGCCGACCTTTGTGGATGATCGCCTGTTTGAGAGAATTGACAAAGGACTTGCTAGGGACATATTGAAACAGGAATTTGGCATAGACAGCGGGACATTCGTCGTGTCATATGCCGGCCGGTTGTCCCAAGAAAAGCGCGTTGATCTGGGGCTTACTGCATTTGCGGAATTCCTGCGCCTGGTACCTGACTCCTTCTTTCTGATTTTGGGTTCAGGGCCTCTTGAGCATTCCCTGAAGGATCTTGCGATGCAGTTGGGCATTGGGCGCAAGGTCCGTTTTGTCGGCGATTGCGAACACTCGCGCACCGTTCAATTCCTGGCGGCTTCTAACGCATCCATCCTATGTCTGAATTCAGGTACTTCTCTCTTCGTGCTAGAAAGCCTGGCGGCGGGCACCCCCGTAGTTGCTCGTGACATTGCAGATCATCGTCGCATTCTGTCTGATCGCAACTGCGGCTATGTCTTGCCCGCCTCTGCCACAGCAGTCGAAATCGCGCTGAAACTAGCTGAGCTCAGGCTGAACCAGGAACAGTTGTCTCAAAATGCCACTGAGGTGGGGCGATCGTTTATGGCATCGGCGATTGTCCCCAGGCTCGATAAGCTGATCTCTACGGTGATTTGA
- a CDS encoding glycosyltransferase, whose product MRKLLLISHGFPPAGGPYAPASVRLGKFAQYLPEFGWTPVVVSTGLQSYQLLDDGLMPSVDLSVTRVDDPIPPFRGRDRVARWLPSPGQLLPWSIRAARIASQLAQNHNCEVILASSPPLASFLAGYLVHANTHLPLVLDYRDQWTLSPYRVGPGLYRRWDRWLEEKVLRTSTQVVLSTPGLLAEHNVYWGDISPKAICIPNGYDFRDFEGLVPDRLLPRKARDEEIVIRHLGAIYGHRSASLLLVLKALNEYLLGMPEAPVIRLQLVGNVAEEAVHFGEDRSPKLIIERSGNVKRRAALTMELGADVLLLIIGRHSQSDGETTSKIFEYIASGRPILVGGESKTVRQITQVLERVFWLGGDPTSGGFAQFFEWLDKHLEGVSVRQAREDLEQYDSAHDRRSLARGLAEVLSAL is encoded by the coding sequence GTGAGAAAGCTCCTCCTGATTTCGCATGGTTTTCCCCCGGCAGGTGGACCGTACGCTCCTGCTTCTGTGCGGCTCGGTAAGTTTGCCCAATACCTGCCGGAATTTGGATGGACCCCGGTGGTAGTATCAACTGGGCTGCAATCCTATCAGTTGCTTGATGACGGCCTCATGCCATCTGTTGATTTATCCGTGACCCGGGTAGATGATCCGATTCCACCGTTTCGAGGACGCGATCGCGTTGCGCGGTGGCTTCCATCTCCTGGTCAATTACTACCCTGGTCGATACGTGCCGCAAGGATCGCTTCCCAACTGGCTCAGAATCATAACTGCGAGGTGATACTGGCTTCATCACCGCCTCTAGCCAGTTTTCTTGCAGGCTATCTGGTTCACGCGAACACTCATCTTCCTTTGGTGCTGGATTATCGGGACCAGTGGACTCTTTCGCCATACCGGGTTGGCCCGGGCCTATACCGACGATGGGATCGATGGTTGGAGGAGAAAGTCCTGCGAACTTCGACGCAGGTTGTGTTATCAACGCCAGGCCTTCTCGCCGAACATAACGTCTACTGGGGAGATATTTCACCGAAGGCAATCTGTATTCCCAATGGATACGATTTTCGGGATTTTGAAGGTCTGGTGCCTGACCGTCTTCTCCCACGGAAAGCGCGGGATGAGGAAATCGTTATCAGGCACCTGGGAGCAATCTACGGCCACCGATCCGCAAGCCTACTCCTGGTTCTGAAGGCTCTAAATGAATATCTTCTCGGCATGCCTGAGGCGCCTGTGATTAGATTGCAGCTAGTCGGTAATGTTGCCGAGGAAGCAGTTCATTTCGGCGAAGATCGTTCACCCAAACTGATTATCGAACGTTCTGGAAATGTGAAACGCCGAGCAGCCTTGACGATGGAACTAGGGGCAGACGTATTGCTGCTGATCATTGGCAGACATTCGCAGTCAGATGGCGAGACGACAAGCAAGATTTTCGAGTATATTGCCAGCGGTCGCCCCATTCTGGTGGGTGGTGAATCAAAAACAGTCCGTCAGATCACCCAAGTGCTTGAACGGGTATTCTGGCTAGGGGGCGATCCTACCTCCGGCGGGTTTGCTCAGTTCTTTGAGTGGCTGGACAAACATCTGGAAGGTGTCTCGGTTAGGCAGGCCCGCGAGGATCTTGAACAATATGATTCCGCGCATGACCGTCGCAGTCTTGCCCGTGGCCTAGCAGAGGTTCTATCGGCTTTGTAG